The Deinococcus sedimenti genomic interval CGCCGAGGCTGATTCGCCATAAACCATCTCTGGAACAGTAAAACGCCTGTCTTTGGTGTTTTTGCCACCGTACGCCCCGGAGTTGAACCCAATCGAGCTGGTGTGGGCGTATGTGAAGCGGAATGTGCTGGGCAACTGCTGTGCCCGCTCGGTCTCCTTCCTGAAGGCGAAGCTCGTGACAGCCTGGCAGCGGATCCGGTACATTCAACGCCCTCGTCACCTGACGGATGCCAATGTCCAGCGGGAGCAATAAATTACCGCGAATAGGGGTTGACAAGGGCGGCTAGAAAGGCGCTAGGGAGAGGGCTCATGAGCCCTCTCGATCTCACTTTCCTCCCGCTTTCAGCCGCAGTAACGCGCCTCACCCAATGGATCGCTCCGCACATCCCAGCGAAATTGCTGCACCCACACGAGAAAATGTCCGACGCTGACAATGAGCGGGCGAGCTAGGCCGAGCCCAGCACCGTCAGAATCAGCAGGACTGTCCCCAGCCAAGGACCCGCCCGTCTGCGGCGGGGACGTGGCGAGGTTACGTGGACCCCAGCTGGGTGGACGGCAGGGAAGCGGGCGGGCAAGGGCGGGTGGACATGTCAGGTTCCTCCACCGCGAGCTTAGGTGGGACGTGTTGGCGTCGTGTAAAGCTTTACCGCATCTGAACACGACTCCCGTAGGGTGCGGCGCGTGAACGACCGTGTTGCCTTGTGGAGTTCCCGACTCAACCCTCCCCCTTGGCTGGGGGACGCCTTGGGCGGCGTGATGCTGGGCCTGATGTTCCTGCCGTCACCGTTGGCCGTGCTCGCTCCACTCCCGCTGGCGATGCTGCACCACCGTCTGGCCCACAGCACGGCCGGGTGGGGCGCTTTCCGGCATGCGTTCGCGTTCGCCTTGGCCTTTTTCGGTGTGCACCTCGCCTGGCTGCCCATCAGCATGGCGGCCGTGCTGGGGCCCCTGGGTGGGCTCCTCACCGTGCTCGTCCTGCCCGCTGCGGCGCTGACTTGGGCAGTGCCCCTGACCCTTACCCGGGTGGCCTTCGGCCCCCGCACCCTGCTCGCTCTGCCCCTTGCCTGGGTCCTGCTCGAGGCGCTGCGCACCCAAGGTCCCCTGGCCTTCCCGTGGGGCGCGCCCGGGTACGCCCTGATCCAGACCCCACTGGCCCAGCTCGCCAGCATCGGTGGGGCCGCGCTTCTCACGCTGCTGGTGACCGGAACCGCCAGCGTCCTGGCCGGTCTGGGGGGCAGCCGTCCTCCTGTTCTCCTGATGGGGCTGGCGGTCTGGGGCGCTGGCCTCGTGTGGGGCCGGGAAGTCACGCCCCCCATCACGCCCGCTCCCCGGACCGCTGTGCTCGTGCAGGGGGCGATCGATCCGCGCCTCAAGGCCCAGGGGCGCACCCTCAATGAGTTCCAGATTTACCTTGATCTGACGCGGCGCGCTCTGCGTTCAGGGGAAGCGGACCTGGCCGTGTGGCCGGAGACGGCGAGTCCGCTGCCCGCCTCCGATCCGGGGGTGCTGCCCGCCCTCCGGGGCCTGGGCGTTCCCCTGCTGCTCGGTGCCCCGGGCGATGTGCCCGGCCAGGCGCGCAACAGCGCCTACGGTGTGGACGGCGAGGTCACGGGGCGGCAGGACAAACGCGTCCTGGTGCCATTCGGGGAGCGTTTGCCTTTCTCAGGTGTGCTGGGGGGGCTCTATACCCCTGTCTTGAGGAGCCTGGGGATGGCCGGGTACACCAGCCTGACCCCTGGAAGGCTGCTGAACGTGCTGCCCGTGCGGGACCTGCGCGCGGGGGTGAGCATTTGCTACGAGTCCGTGTTTGGGCAGCTCAGTCGGCAGGCCGTGCGGGCCGGAGCCAACCTGCTCGTTGTGCTCTCCAACGACGCGTGGTTTGGGCAGGGGGCAGGGGCCGAACAGCATTTTCAGATGGGCCGCCTGCGCGCCATCGAAACCCGGCGGTTTCTGCTGCGCGCCGGGAACGACGGGGTCAGCGCAGTCATTGACCCCTGGGGCCAGGTCCGGTTTCGCGCGCCCCGGGGCGCGCGGGGCGCCTACCGGGTCACCTTTGATCTCTCGACAATTCGCACGCCCTTCGTGCTGTACGGCAACTGGGTCGTATGGGCAAGCGCACTGGCACTGCTGATGGCCGGTGCCAGGCTGATCCGCAATCCGGGGATTTCGCTCCGCCCGATCTCCAGTCAAGCCCTCGATACGAGAGCTGACCACGGGGAGCGTTGTCAGTCCACGGGTCCGCTGTATGGCCGATGAACCGGGTTGTCCATGATCAGCAGCCGGCGGCGGAAGCGGCGCGTCCAGGACGTCTTCAAAGTGCGCTTTCATCCTGTGGCCACCGCCTGAGGAATGCTTGATCAGCACAGGTGACCGGTGCACCACCGCCATCTTCGTCGGGTTTCCGGATCATGTGGCAGTCTGGGTTCCCCTAGAGATTCAAAGGATGGTGTCGAGCTGGACACCTTGCCCAGCCATGTAGCGGGTGACGCCCTCTTGGTCAATCTCGCGGAAAATTTGTGTGTCGGCCGAAGCGCACTGTACAGCTCAGTTTGACCTGGTCGTGGTGGAAAACGTTGAAATCCTGGGCCCTGAAGGGGTGCCGGGTGGAGCTCTGATTCGAGATGGTGGGGCGCGCCTTCCGGAACCGGATGACCGCTTCCTGTGGCTTTGGGGTGTCGGAAACGTCATCGCCTGGTGAAAGACCCTGCCATCCGTCATGAACGGATGAACGCTTGGTGGGAGCGCCTGCGCCCAGGTCATCCCTTCGAGCATGAATGCTCACCCAACACGTCAAGCCATGAGTCGAATGCATCCTTCAGGCGCCCAGGCCACACTGCAGCATGACGCGTCGCTGGTGGCTGATCCTGGGGGCGGGGTGGAGCTGGGGCGTGGCCAGCGCCCAGCCCGCGAGCGTGACCTTGAAGAACATCCGGCATGACTTTCAGGCGTTGAACAACTGCGCGCCGGTCACGGCCATGACCCTGCTGGGGTATTACGGCGCCTCGGTGACCCAGGCGCAGGCGGCCGCCGTGATGAAGGATTACCCGGGTGATCCGCAGGTTACGAGTCTTGAGCTGGCCAGCTATCTGGGCCGCGCGGGGCTGCAGAGCGTCATCCGCTACGCCGGGGACGCCGAACTGCTGCGGTCACTGGTGGCGGCGGGGTTTCCGGTGGTGCTCCAGCAGCGGCTGCAGCGGGGCAGCAACGTGGCGCATTTCCGCACGGTGTACGGGTACAGCGCGGGCCAGTTTCTGATCAGTGATCCGCTGCTCGGGCCGTCTCTGCGGCTCAGTGCCCAGCGGCTCGCCGAGCTCTGGGCGTACTACAACGGGGAGTACCTGGTGGCGTTTCCCCCCGCCAGGGCTGGGGAGGTGCAGCGCCTTCTGGGCAGCGATTACAGCGCCGCCGCGAACTGGCAGCACCTCCGGGCACATGGGGAGCAGGATATCAAAGCGCGCCCGCGTGATCCCTACGCCTGGTGGGGGCTGGCCAAGGCCACCCTGCGCCTGGGCAACGCCGCGCTGGCATCGGACTACTTCGAGCGGGCCGTGAACCTGGGGGTGCCCACCATGTACTACCTGTACCGCCAGGAAGCGTTCGAGGCCTGGACGCAGGCGGGACGGCACAGCCGGACCCTGAGCGTCACGCAGCGGGCCCTGCAGGCGTTTCCGCGCAGCAAGGAACTGCAGTATTTCCGCACCCTGGCCGGCAGAGCGGTGGGCCAGTCGGGCGGCTGAGGACCGCAGCAAGGGGCTTGGCCGCCTGTGTCCGCCCGGGCCTTAATGGTCCGCGCGGTCATCAAATCTTTACAGAAACTTTATAAACCGCCGGTACGGTGGCCCGGATGTGGCGTTCTTTGCTCCTCACCCTGGGCCTCGCCGCCCTGAGTCTCTCCACCGCTGCGACCGTGACGGTCAAGCCCGACGACACGCTGTACGGCATTGCCCGGCGGCAGGGGGTGAGTCTGGAGGCGCTGCTGGCGAAGAATAAGGGCCTGAATCCGCAACTGGCCCTGAAGGTGGGGCAGGTGCTGCAGCTGCCAGATCGGCCCTCGGCCACCCGCGCGGCGACCGTGACCGCCACAGGTGGGGCCACCGTGCGGCCTGCGGGCATCCGCGTGACCGCGGTGCTGCCCGTGCAGGGCCGGCTGACCAGCCCGTATTCGCCCGCGCACCTGGGCCTGGACCTGGCGGCGCCCACAGGGACTCCATTCGTGGCGGCCCGTGGAGGGCGCGTGACCGAGTCCCGGTTTGACGCGCGGACCGGCTGGGGCTGGACGATCGTGCTGGACCACGGGGACGGCATGACAACGCGCTACAGCCACAACAGCGCCAACCTCGCGCAGGTGGGTCAGACCGTGGAGACCGGGCAGGTGATCGGCCGGGTGGGCAGCACCGGCAACAGCACGGGGCCACACCTGGACTTCCGCGTGATGGTGAACGGCAAGGTCATCAACCCCATGGGCCTGTACTGAGCGGCGCCAGGGGAGAAGGTCATGCGCCTTTCCCCTTCAGGGTTTCTTAAGGCGCGCTCAGCTTTACAGAAACTGAACACGCGCGGTCCAGGGTGAACGTGTTCCCTCCCCCGGGAGGGCCGCGGGACCACCGTGGTCCCGCGTCATTTCACGCCCTGGAGGCCCCCGATGGACACCCTCACCCGCATGCTCAACACCCACCCCAAGGCCAGTTCCATGGACGCCGCCCTGCTCGCCACCTGCCTGCAAGCATGCCTGGAGTGCGAGGCGGTGTGCTCGCTGTGTGCCGACGCGTGCCTGAGTGAACACGAACACCTGCACCACCTCACGCACTGCATCGCGCTCAACACACAGTGCGCCGCTGTCTGTCAGGCCACCGCCAAAGTGCTCACTTCGCTGGGTCAGGGCGACGCACAGGTGTTGCAGGCGCAGCTGGAGGCCTGCCTGCGCGCGTGTCAGGCGTGCGCCGAGGAATGCGAGCGGCACGCGCAGGAGATGAACATGGCGCACTGCGCCGTGTGCGCTGAGAGCTGCCGCCGCTGTGAGCAGGCCTGTCAGGCGCTCCTGGGGAGCGTGAACGCATGAAGCGCATGCTGCTGACCGCTGCCCTGCTGACCTTGAGCTCCGTCCAGGCCGGTGGAATGGACATGGCCATGCCCGGCATGACCCACATGACGATGCCCATGACGCCGTCGGCGTCTGTGCCGGGGCTGTCCCAGATGGGGCTGCAGATGCAGCTGGACATGCGCATGATGATGATGCCGATGATCAGTGACCTCGCCCGGTTGAGTGGGCGGTCCTTCGAGCGGGCGTTCATGTCCATGATGATTCCGCACCACCAGAGCGCCATCGACAGCAGCCGCGCCGTTCTGGAGCGCGCCAAGGATGAACAGGTGCGCGCGTGGGCGACCCAGATCATTGCGGACCAGACGCGCGAGATTGCTGAGATGCAGGCCCAGCTGCGCGCGTACGGCGGGCCGAATCAGGCAGTGATGGCGCGCATGATGCAGATGAACCGCATGATGGACATGCCCGCCATGATCCGCGCGTCAAGCATGCCGGAACGTACGTTCCTGGAAGGCATGCTTCCGCACCACGCGGCCGCCAACGAGAAATCGAACCTGGCCCTGCAGCGGACGCAGGACCCCTTCGTGTTAGAGCTCGCGAAGAAGATCATCACCGCCCAGGCAGGCGAAATGCACGACTTCCAGGGGTGGCTCAGAGCGCATTGAGGCGCCACCAAAAGGTGACCGGCTGATCGTTCATGCTGGTCGCCTTGCGCATGTTTGTGTGGCGGAACGTGGCGTGTGAAGCCTTCGCTTCAGCGTGCAAAACACCCGACCAGGACGTGGCGAAGTCAAGCGCAGCAGGCGGTGGACCCCTCTCGGGTCTGGCGCCTGCTGCGCTTGATTTCAAAGTGGTGGAGCGGAGATTGGACGGTTACAGCCGGGGATCGAAGGTGAGGGGTACAGCGCCCAGGAGGCGCACCAAGGCGGCCGTCTGGGGGTGGCGGGTGTTGATCAGGTAATTGGCCTGGCCAGGCACGAAAACCGAGAGAGGCAGCACTGCGGACGGAATCCGCAGGACCGGTGAAGCCTGAAGGTCATACCACTCGTCCCCGATTACCTGCGTGGCCGGGGTTTCCGGTTGGGCATTCCAGGTGGCGGGTAGATCGCCGGGCGCGAGGTCCAGAATGCCGGCTGGGTCCACCTCCAGGGTGACGTGCCCGTGCGCCACGGTGTGCAGCACCTGGCTGTCCACGTGCACGATGACTTCCAGTGTGGCCTGGGCGAGGGTGTCACTGGTGTAGATGATGCGCCGGTCGTGCTGCAGCGCGGGGTCGGGGCTGTTCCAGCGGCCGCCGTATTGCGCGGCGCCCAGACCATGCGCGTCGAGGGTCGGGAGGGTGGCGTACTTGAGTTTGCTGATGCGGTGGAGGGTCAGGCTCACGTGTAGACTCCGTGCTCAAGTCTGCTCAGCACGGTCGTCACGTACTCGGCACCTCCAGGCAGGAGGGCGAACTGAAGGGGGGTCCGGTGGCCGAACGTGGGTCGGGCGGTCTGCAGCCAGGCGTGGGCCGCCGGCGCGTTCTCGAAGTACGCTTCGGCCGCTTCGGTCACGCGCGCCAGTTGGTACAGGTGCGTGCTCACGTCAGGGCTCAGCGCGCGTCCATTGCGGCGGTAGCTGTGGTACGTGCTGTCACTGAGCCCGATCAGGGCCAGTGTTTCACCGATGGACAGGCCGATGTGCTGCGCGAGGCGCTGCAGGGTGGTGGGCTTGAAGCCCGCGT includes:
- the lnt gene encoding apolipoprotein N-acyltransferase, which encodes MNDRVALWSSRLNPPPWLGDALGGVMLGLMFLPSPLAVLAPLPLAMLHHRLAHSTAGWGAFRHAFAFALAFFGVHLAWLPISMAAVLGPLGGLLTVLVLPAAALTWAVPLTLTRVAFGPRTLLALPLAWVLLEALRTQGPLAFPWGAPGYALIQTPLAQLASIGGAALLTLLVTGTASVLAGLGGSRPPVLLMGLAVWGAGLVWGREVTPPITPAPRTAVLVQGAIDPRLKAQGRTLNEFQIYLDLTRRALRSGEADLAVWPETASPLPASDPGVLPALRGLGVPLLLGAPGDVPGQARNSAYGVDGEVTGRQDKRVLVPFGERLPFSGVLGGLYTPVLRSLGMAGYTSLTPGRLLNVLPVRDLRAGVSICYESVFGQLSRQAVRAGANLLVVLSNDAWFGQGAGAEQHFQMGRLRAIETRRFLLRAGNDGVSAVIDPWGQVRFRAPRGARGAYRVTFDLSTIRTPFVLYGNWVVWASALALLMAGARLIRNPGISLRPISSQALDTRADHGERCQSTGPLYGR
- a CDS encoding C39 family peptidase, with the translated sequence MTRRWWLILGAGWSWGVASAQPASVTLKNIRHDFQALNNCAPVTAMTLLGYYGASVTQAQAAAVMKDYPGDPQVTSLELASYLGRAGLQSVIRYAGDAELLRSLVAAGFPVVLQQRLQRGSNVAHFRTVYGYSAGQFLISDPLLGPSLRLSAQRLAELWAYYNGEYLVAFPPARAGEVQRLLGSDYSAAANWQHLRAHGEQDIKARPRDPYAWWGLAKATLRLGNAALASDYFERAVNLGVPTMYYLYRQEAFEAWTQAGRHSRTLSVTQRALQAFPRSKELQYFRTLAGRAVGQSGG
- a CDS encoding M23 family metallopeptidase gives rise to the protein MWRSLLLTLGLAALSLSTAATVTVKPDDTLYGIARRQGVSLEALLAKNKGLNPQLALKVGQVLQLPDRPSATRAATVTATGGATVRPAGIRVTAVLPVQGRLTSPYSPAHLGLDLAAPTGTPFVAARGGRVTESRFDARTGWGWTIVLDHGDGMTTRYSHNSANLAQVGQTVETGQVIGRVGSTGNSTGPHLDFRVMVNGKVINPMGLY
- a CDS encoding four-helix bundle copper-binding protein; its protein translation is MDTLTRMLNTHPKASSMDAALLATCLQACLECEAVCSLCADACLSEHEHLHHLTHCIALNTQCAAVCQATAKVLTSLGQGDAQVLQAQLEACLRACQACAEECERHAQEMNMAHCAVCAESCRRCEQACQALLGSVNA
- a CDS encoding DUF305 domain-containing protein — translated: MKRMLLTAALLTLSSVQAGGMDMAMPGMTHMTMPMTPSASVPGLSQMGLQMQLDMRMMMMPMISDLARLSGRSFERAFMSMMIPHHQSAIDSSRAVLERAKDEQVRAWATQIIADQTREIAEMQAQLRAYGGPNQAVMARMMQMNRMMDMPAMIRASSMPERTFLEGMLPHHAAANEKSNLALQRTQDPFVLELAKKIITAQAGEMHDFQGWLRAH
- a CDS encoding RES family NAD+ phosphorylase, which produces MSLTLHRISKLKYATLPTLDAHGLGAAQYGGRWNSPDPALQHDRRIIYTSDTLAQATLEVIVHVDSQVLHTVAHGHVTLEVDPAGILDLAPGDLPATWNAQPETPATQVIGDEWYDLQASPVLRIPSAVLPLSVFVPGQANYLINTRHPQTAALVRLLGAVPLTFDPRL
- the parS gene encoding type II RES/Xre toxin-antitoxin system antitoxin; translation: MTQTFSPTRTVPALPGTSLLGLKATTLLDLGDAVHAGFKPTTLQRLAQHIGLSIGETLALIGLSDSTYHSYRRNGRALSPDVSTHLYQLARVTEAAEAYFENAPAAHAWLQTARPTFGHRTPLQFALLPGGAEYVTTVLSRLEHGVYT